From one Rhopalosiphum padi isolate XX-2018 chromosome 2, ASM2088224v1, whole genome shotgun sequence genomic stretch:
- the LOC132920560 gene encoding vesicle transport protein SEC20 has product MIKELSTVRECIVNTNVTLKSIIQDIYSCDGPIESLTQLNADGRNQINVFRNLIENLELYAREAESQQERSEVVEEARNQREYLTSNIASFRKANVECMARIHKKSSEQLLGTSKEEQVRHKLKMDKENLLKQSSTVTNQLLSVSRQLASTSQQSLDTLETLLKSSSTVSNISSEIKNAKGALTQSEKLLNKYGQRETTDKILIMFAFAFFLCVIAYIVQKRLF; this is encoded by the exons atgataAAAGAATTAAGCACAGTCAGAGAATGCATTGTAAACACAAATGTGACATTAAAGTCTATAATACAG gaCATATATTCGTGTGATGGACCTATTGAATCTTTAACACAGTTAAATGCAGACGGTAGAAatcaaattaatgtatttagaaatttaatagaaaatttagAGTTGTATGCACGAGAAGCAGAAAGTCAACAAGAACGGTCAGAAGTTGTAGAAGAAGCCCGCAATCAGAGAGAATATTTAACTAG TAACATTGCTTCGTTCAGAAAGGCCAATGTGGAATGTATGGCGAGGATTCACAAAAAATCTAGTGAACAGTTGTTGGGTACAAGCAAAGAAGAACAAGTTCGACATAA gtTGAAAATGGATaaagaaaatttattaaaacagtcATCAACTGTTACCAATCAACTTTTATCAGTCAGTAGACAACTTGCAAGCACATCTCAACAAAGCTTGGATACTCTTGAAACTCTTT taaAGTCCTCTTCAACTGTATCTAATATAAGCAGTGAGATTAAAAATGCCAAAGGAGCATTAACTCAGTCTgaaaaacttttaaacaaatatgGACAACGTGAAACTACTGACAAAATTCTTATTATGTTtgcttttgcattttttttatgtgttattGCTTATATCGTTCAAAAACGTCTTTTTTAA
- the LOC132920561 gene encoding replication protein A 14 kDa subunit-like has protein sequence MESVTIPTRAFVNGSFLQKFANKPVTLIGNVLKVNPDGKSITMQTTDDQVVTVNFHEPVESSLDGWVEVHGLAKDKGTVAGESYYNLPSSITDDFEKPQFNETVSLIYSLSNPLK, from the exons atggaatcCGTAACCATACCCACACGAGCGTTTGTTAACGGTTCATTCTTGCAGAAATTCGCAAACAAGCCTGTAACATTGATCGGTAACGTGTtgaag GTGAATCCCGACGGTAAATCTATAACTATGCAAACAACAGACGACCAAGTGGTGACTGTTAATTTTCATGAACCAGTTGAAAGCTCTCTAGACGGTTGGGTCGAAGTGCATGGTTTGGCCAAAGATAAAGGAACTGTAGCTGGAGaaagttattacaatttaccaTCATCAATAACTGATGATTTTG AGAAACCACAATTTAATGAAACAGTTTCACTAATATACAGTCTATCAAACCCCTTGAAGTAA